The following are encoded together in the Streptomyces sp. NBC_01465 genome:
- a CDS encoding SDR family oxidoreductase, which produces MSIVVTGATGALGRLVIDELLARVPADQVAAVVRDKDKAADLADRGVELRIADYNAPETLAGAFRSGDRVLLISGSEVGRRVPQHTAVIDAAKAAGVAQLAYTGILGGPDADFDLADEHKATEQLILDSGLPHTFLRNGWYTENYTANLAPVLAHGAVVANAGEGRVASAARADYAAAAAAVLVSDGHIGAVYELSGDTAWSLAEYAAEVAKATGKEIAYNNVPASVHQEILVGAGLPEGFAAILVDVDEAIERGRLAGTSGDLARLIGRPTTPISETIAAAL; this is translated from the coding sequence ATGAGCATCGTTGTCACCGGAGCCACCGGAGCCCTCGGCCGTCTCGTCATCGACGAGCTCCTCGCCCGGGTCCCCGCCGACCAGGTCGCCGCCGTCGTACGCGACAAGGACAAGGCCGCCGACCTCGCCGACCGCGGCGTCGAGCTCCGTATCGCCGACTACAACGCCCCCGAGACCCTCGCGGGCGCCTTCCGCTCCGGCGACCGCGTCCTCCTCATCTCCGGCAGCGAGGTCGGCCGCCGCGTCCCGCAGCACACCGCCGTGATCGACGCCGCGAAGGCGGCCGGCGTGGCCCAGCTCGCGTACACCGGGATCCTCGGCGGCCCCGACGCCGACTTCGACCTGGCCGACGAGCACAAGGCCACCGAGCAGCTGATCCTCGACTCCGGGCTCCCCCACACCTTCCTGCGCAACGGCTGGTACACCGAGAACTACACCGCCAACCTCGCCCCGGTCCTGGCCCACGGCGCCGTCGTCGCCAACGCCGGCGAGGGCCGCGTCGCCTCCGCCGCCCGTGCCGACTACGCCGCCGCCGCGGCTGCCGTCCTCGTCTCCGACGGCCACATCGGCGCCGTGTACGAGCTGAGCGGCGACACCGCCTGGTCGCTCGCCGAGTACGCAGCCGAGGTCGCGAAGGCCACCGGCAAGGAGATCGCGTACAACAACGTCCCCGCCTCCGTGCACCAGGAGATCCTCGTCGGCGCCGGTCTCCCGGAGGGCTTCGCCGCCATCCTCGTCGATGTCGACGAGGCCATCGAGCGCGGCCGTCTCGCCGGTACGAGCGGTGACCTGGCCCGTCTCATCGGCCGCCCCACCACCCCGATCTCCGAGACGATCGCCGCCGCCCTGTAA